In Cutaneotrichosporon cavernicola HIS019 DNA, chromosome: 1, one DNA window encodes the following:
- a CDS encoding uncharacterized protein (POT family) yields the protein MSTAHTNGVEDVPQQDHKFQENSLEKKHGLEDEHYEVRNVDVFPAAEDRDPALIPTEEDLNTLRRVPAAMPFVGFAMCLIELVERASYYGTSGPFNNFINNPIPPGGTPAGAVGKGVEHENDSPGALGLGSVSASAIIMMFKFLAYVIPIYGGIVADSQWGRFKTICWGTAIGGIAHIILVIPAIPQVLAVPKAALGIFIFSIIVLAFAAGFIKPSLGPLLCDQSPVKAQTIRYNKNGEKVIVDPQATVTRYLNIFYLCINVGALFQLATTYAARNIGFWLAFLIPGILYFLMPPVLWWASPRLVKLPPQGSVLPDMMAVFKVCMKDGGWKKFGHGGDAWWAKAKPSYIIERDGQLDPSKVHWDDKFVEEIRQTFTACCVFLLIPIFSLADAGAVGLGNIVNDMSVSMTLNGVPNDLITNFNSISIIVFSPIITFFVYPFFERIGWPLKPMTRMSIGFFCGTLGAVFAAIIQHRIYKTSPCGNYATHCMIDGKTAVSPVSLWWQIPMIVFPAIGEIFVNVTSYELAYTRSPPRMKGLVYSLALFNTAIASAISLACSKALTDPNLVIAWIVLACVCFIPCFIFPTYYRSLNEYVFEWSETEQDAKVGGGFNHSHPHGRASFSDIEAYSVKDTDKY from the exons ATGTCCACCGCTCATACcaacggcgtcgaggatgttCCTCAGCAGGACCACAAGTTCCAGGAGAACAGCCTCGAGAAGAAGCACGGGTTGGAGGACGAACATTACGAGGTCCGTAATGTAGACGTCTTCCCTGCTGCCGAGGACCGCGATCCGgccctcatccccaccgaggaggacctgAACACGCTCCGTCGTGTCCCCGCCGCCATGCC CTTTGTCGGTTTCGCCATGTGCctcatcgagctcgtcgagcgcgcatCGTACTACGGAACTTCCGGGCCATTCAACAACTTTATCAACAACCCTATTCCACCTGGAGGTACCCCTGCCGGTGCTGTTGGCAAGGGTGTTGAGCACGAGAACGACTCGCCGGGTGCACTTGGTCTCGGCTCAGTTtcggcctcggccatcATCATGATGTTCAAGTTCCTCGCCTACGTTATCCCCATCTACGGTGGTATCGTTGCCGACTCGCAGTGGGGTCGCTTCAAGACCATTTGCTGGGGCACTGCCATCGGGGGCATCGCTCacatcatcctcgtcatcccCGCCATCCCACAGGTCCTGGCCGTCCCCAAGGCTGCCCTCGGCATCTTTATTTTCTCTATCATCGTCCTGGCTTTTGCTGCCGGCTTTATCAAACCGTCTCTTGGCCCACTCCTCTGTGACCAGTCGCCCGTCAAGGCGCAGACGATCCGTTACAACAAGAATGGCGAAAAAGTCATCGTCGACCCCCAGGCCACTGTCACTCGCTACCTCAACATCTTTTACCTCTGCATCAACGTCGGCGCTCTTTTCCAGCTCGCCACGACTTATGCTGCTCGTAACATTGGTTTCTGGCTGGCCTTCTTGATTCCTGGCATTCTTTACTTCTTGATGCCCCCCGTCCTCTGGTGGGCTAGCCCTcgcctcgtcaagctccCTCCCCAGGGCTCGGTCCTCCCTGACATGATGGCCGTTTTCAAGGTGTGCATGAAGGACGGTGGCTGGAAGAAGTTTGGCCACGGCGGTGATGCCTGGTgggccaaggccaagccgTCGTACATCATCGAGCGCGATGGCCAACTCGACCCTTCAAAGGTTCACTGGGACGACAAGTTTGTGGAGGAGATTCGCCAGACTTTTACCGCTTGCTGCGTGTTCCTCCTTATCCCCATCttctcgctcgccgacgctggCGCAGTCGGCCTTGGTAACATTGTCAACGACATGTCAGTCTCGATGACTCTCAACGGTGTTCCCAACGACCTTATCACAAACTTCAACTCGATCTCCATCATCGTCTTCTCGCCCATCATCACTTTCTTCGTCTACCCCTTCTTTGAGAGGATTGGTTGGCCCCTCAAACCCATGACTCGCATGTCGATTGGTTTCTTCTGCGGCACTCTTGGTGCCGTTTTCGCCGCCATCATCCAGCACCGTATCTACAAGACCTCTCCATGCGGCAACTATGCGACCCACTGCATGATCGATGGCAAGACTGCCGTCTCGCCCGTCTCGCTCTGGTGGCAGATCCCCATGATCGTCTTCCCTGCCATCGGTGAGATCTTTGTCAACGTCACCTCGTATGAGCTCGCGTACACccgttctcctcctcgcatGAAGGGCCTCGTTTActctctcgccctcttcaACACTGCCATTgcgtcggccatctcgctcgCTTGCTCCAAGGCGCTCACCGACCCTAACCTCGTCATTGCTTGGATCGTTCTCGCTTGCGTCTGCTTCATCCCCTGCTTCATCTTCCCGACCTATTACCGCTCGCTCAACGAGTACGTGTTTGAGTGGTCCGAGACCGAGCAGGACGCAaaggttggcggcggcttCAACCACTCACACCCTCACGGTCGCGCCAGCTTCAGCGACATTGAGGCTTACTCAGTCAAGGACACGGACAAGTACTAG
- the RHB1 gene encoding uncharacterized protein (Ras subfamily of RAS small GTPases), whose translation MANAPLKRKIVILGSPSVGKTSITQQYVTPPTYNDQYYPTIESTSNKIVVHKGVQYDCEIVDTAGQDEFSLFPPKYAVGVHGYVLVYSITSKQSFDMIVSLHEKILDQGGLDKVPCVIVGQKTDLEKERRVTRAEGEALAKKLGAAFLESSAKDNKNVDRAFEALLGEMQREYNPAPAPAKKGWWPWS comes from the exons TGTTG GCAAGACATCCATCACCCAACAATATGTCACTCCGCCCACGTACAACGACCAGTACTACCCGACAATCGAGTCTACGTCTAATAAGATTGTCGTCCACAAGGGCGTACAGTACGACTGCGAGATTGTCGACACTGCGGGGCAG GACGAGTTCTCGCTCTTCCCGCCAAAGTACGCGGTCGGCGTGCACGGCTACGTGCTCGTGTACTCGATCACGTCGAAGCAGTCGTTTGACATGATCGTGTCACTCCACGAGAAGATCCTCGACCAAGGTGGCCTTGACAAGGTCCCATGTGTCATCGTGGGCCAGAAGACCGACTTGGAGAAGGAGCGTCGCGTCACGAGAGCTGAGGGTGAGGCTCTTGCCAAGAAGCTAGGAGCCGCGTTCCTCGAGTCTAGCGCCAAGGACAACAAGAATGTTG ACCGCGCGTTCGAGGCcctgctcggcgagatgCAGCGCGAGTACAATCCTGCTCCGGCTCCGGCCAAGAAGGGGTGGTGGCCTTGGAGCTAA
- a CDS encoding uncharacterized protein (monodehydroascorbate reductase (NADH) activity), translating into MSPVPVPEMGIAASAPPRTVVVLGVSYGGGHAAKLLASQLPQGWRAVAIDRNSHMNHVYVFPRVTALPKLAPKAFPPYTNLFKLPPAPEVEPEAGSPAFFQVTQKRGVTNGPHEFIHGEITRLTPNKVFFRRPGETEDETLAFDYCIHALGASLPAPCDVWSDNEASGTKKGAMSWMQRQHGVIERAQRVLVVGGGALEFSSDIKDIWPDKEVTMLHSRKRVLPRYPQEMHDAAINGLEALGVRVVLGQRVVHWPASNAEGVEKVVTTDKGETFIADLVLPCTGTKPHSALMAAMDTHTVNPTNGRIAVRSTMQVRRFDVAHEMAGLSVDDKTIEEGSDADLDHMFAIGDSADTSAIQAGHVSFYQGVVAVNNIIKMIERENKVLANGTLSNGCAPVALEDYTPTPPMLKLTLGLKHYATAMPDGVTTADDGEDDLHARLMWGAYHADDLPDHA; encoded by the exons ATGTCGCCAGTCCCAGTACCAGAAATGGGGATTGCCGCGTCCGCTCCACCCCgcaccgtcgtcgtcctcggcgtgAGCTACGGCGGCGGGCATGCGGCCAAACTCCTCGCATCCCAGCTCCCACAGGGGTGGCGAgccgtcgccatcgaccGCAACTCGCACATGAACC ACGTCTACGTCTTCCCGCGCGTCACTGCCCTTCCCAAGCTCGCGCCAAAGGCTTTCCCACCATACACCAACCTGTTCAAGCTCCCACCCGCGCCTGAAGTCGAACCCGAAGCTGGATCGCCAGCGTTTTTCCAGGTCACGCAGAAGCGAGGGGTTACAAACGGGCCTCACGAGTTTATCCATGGCGAGATTACACGCCTCACACCGAACAAAGTCTTCTTCCGCCGGCCCGGTGAGACGGAGGACGAAACACTTGCCTTTGATTACTGCATCCACGCATTGGGTGCGAGCTTGCCGGCACCGTGTGATGTTTGGAGCGATAACGAGGCATCTGGAACGAAGAAGGGCGCCATGAGCTGGATGCAGAGGCAGCATGGAGTGATTGAGCGTGCGCAACGCGTTCTGGTCgtcggcggaggagctcTTG aaTTCTCCAGTGACATCAAGGACATCTGGCCCGACAAGGAGGTGACAATGTTACATTCACGCAAACGTGTTCTGCCGCGATACCCGCAAGAGATGCACGATGCAGCCATCAACGggctcgaggcgcttggcgtGCGGGTTGTGCTTGGCCAACGTGTCGTTCATTGGCCGGCCAGCaatgccgagggcgtcgaaAAGGTCGTGACGACTGACAAGGGCGAGACGTtcatcgccgacctcgtgctGCCGTGTACAGGAACCAAGCCACACTCGGCACTCATGGCGGCGATGGATACCCACACAGTCAACCCGACAAATGGACGGATTGCTGTACGCTCCACCATGCAAGTACGACGTTTCGACGTCGCTCACGAGATGGCCGGCCTTTCAGTGGATGACAAGAcgatcgaggagggctCGGATGCCGACCTGGACCACATGTTCGCAATCGGTGACTCTGCCGACACGTCGGCGATCCAGGCGGGCCATGTATCGTTCTACCAGGGTGTGGTGGCTGTCAATAACATCATCAAGATGATCGAGCGGGAGAACAAGGTGTTGGCCAATGGCACTCTCAGTAACGGGTGCGCGCCCGTCGCACTGGAAGATTACACTCCCACGCCGCCAATGCTCaaactcaccctcggctTG AAACACTACGCGACGGCTATGCCAGACGGCGTGACAACTGCTGACGACGGCGAAGATGACCTCCATGCCCGGCTCATGTGGGGCGCCTATCATGCCGACGACCTGCCAGACCACGCTTAG
- a CDS encoding uncharacterized protein (AMP-binding enzyme): MNTTATANMSQKDSVGMLPWQECDKLICKPGTLFEIEEIEINGTKQRSWKNQYPSYRAMIMEKMPKNANNVLFNAPRPDPAPIDQRFEVTHGEVYRQALEVGAWLRSRGVGHEDHVGIVGFNCVPWAITWLACQLIGAVPTMVNSSLVMDSMIHCLKITHPKVILTDAVSAIALAPYRSQLKELNCGPVVSWQPLDHLNGPRDLEVVNFENLSDPNIVADIVAGRGAGLEQLGPDSNATIFFTSGTTGYPKAVLATQRANMHNFVSAMFPPMRMAIRAGAPVDAVIKMITGPAEIPTVALLAIPFFHGTGCVGWFGKAINDGAKVVLMRKWSVKDAVKLVLDQKVNLIGGVPSIAVAIMQSKGLPDGYPMKAIAYGGAPPPSRLAHDIRDTFPTAAASHGWGMTETTVLHCQHVGNDYYAKPKSCGPPVPICDIRIVDADGRPVGPNQPGQIQARGPNIMKEYYGNPKATAESLDADGWLSTGDGGYLDEDGALFIADRIKDMIIRGGENISSEEVENAIYLDDRIAECASVPVPDDYLGELVAVSVSLVQGKQATPQSIMAAVESRLRRDARPVFVHVSEVVLPRNINGKLVKADIKKIVQEAYAAHKSRGKL; encoded by the exons ATGAacaccaccgccaccgccaacaTGAGCCAGAAGGACAGCGTTGGCATGCTGCCATGGCAGGAGT gcgACAAGCTCATCTGCAAGCCCGGGACACTGTTCGAGATtgaggagattgagatcAACGGAACCAAGCAGCGGTCATGGAAGAAC CAATACCCGTCTTACAGGGCGATGATTATGGAAAAGATGCCCAAGAACGCGAACAATGTGCTGTTCAAcgcgcctcgcccagaCCCCGCACCCATCGACCAGAGGTTCGAGGTGACACACGGTGAAGTGTACcgccaggcgctcgaggtcggcgcgtGGCTGCGCTCGCGTGGTGTCGGGCATGAGGATCACGTCGGGATCGTTGGCTTCAACTGCGTTCCGTGGGCAATCACTTGGCTCGCGTGCCAGCTTATTGGCGCCGTTCCCACCATGGTCAACAGCTCACTTGTGATGGACTCGATGATTCACTGTCTCAAGATCACACACCCAAAGGTCAtcctcaccgacgccgtcaGCGCCATCGCGCTCGCACCATACCGCTcccagctcaaggagctcaacTGTGGGCCCGTCGTTTCCTGGCAACCCCTCGACCACCTCAACGGGCCTCGTGACCTTGAGGTTGTCAACTTTGAGAATCTGAGCGACCCTAATATCGTTGCGGACATTGTGGCTGGTCGCGGggccggcctcgagcaACTCGGCCCAGACAGCAATGCCACAATCTTCTTCACCTCGGGAACCACCGGTTACCCCAAGGCAGTGCTGGCGACGCAGCGTGCCAACATGCACAACTTTGTCTCGGCAATGTTCCCGCCCATGCGCATGGCCAtccgcgccggcgctcCAGTCGACGCGGTGATCAAGATGATCACTGGCCCGGCAGAGATCCCCACTGTCGCCCTGCTTGCCATTCCCTTCTTCCACGGCACAGGTTGCGTCGGGTGGTTTGGCAAGGCTATCAATGACGGCGCAAAGGTCGTCCTCATGCGCAAGTGGAGTGTCAAGGACGctgtcaagctcgtcctcgatcaAAAGGTCAACCTCATCGGTGGCGTGCCCTCCATCGCCGTTGCTATCATGCAGAGCAAGGGCCTCCCCGACGGTTACCCCATGAAGGCAATTGCTTACGGTGGTGCACCGCCTCCTAGCCGACTCGCTCACGACATCCGTGACACGTTCCCGACCGCAGCCGCAAGCCACGGATGGGGCATGACCGAGACGACGGTCCTGCATTGCCAGCACGTTGGCAACGACTACTACGCCAAACCAAAGAGCTGTGGCCCACCAGTTCCGATTTGCGACATTCGTATCGTCGACGCGGACGGCCGTCCAGTGGGTCCCAACCAGCCCGGCCAGATCCAGGCTCGTGGCCCCAACATCATGAAGGAATACTACGGCAACCCCA AGGCGACTGCCGAgtcgctcgacgccgacgggtGGCTCAGCACCGGTGACGGCGGCTACCTCGACGAAGATGGGGCGCTGTTCATTGCCGACCGGA tcaAGGACATGATCATCCGTGGTGGAGAGAACATCTCGTCagaggaggtcgagaacgCCATCTACCTCGACGACCGGATTGCCGAGTGCGCGTCCGTCCCGGTTCCCGACGActacctcggcgagctggttgCCGTCTCCGTCAGCCTCGTGCAGGGCAAACAGGCGACACCGCAAAGCATCATGGCTGCAGTCGAGAGCAG ATTGCGTCGCGATGCACGCCCCGTTTTCGTTCACGTCTCAGAGGTCGTTCTGC CACGCAACATCAACGGCAAGCtggtcaaggccgacatCAAGAAGATTGTGCAGGAGGCGTACGCCGCGCACAAATCGCGCGGCAAGCTCTAG
- the GAL7 gene encoding uncharacterized protein (Galactose-1-phosphate uridylyltransferase), with the protein MFDAANDAHRRYNPLNGTHVLVSPHRMNRPWNGQVEEARGVDLPVYDPSCHLCPGNKRVGGEVNPPYSGTISFPNDYPAVLPPSPLSPSPLSPSPLTPSQKPHALFAAHPVSGRCRVVCFHPRHDLTLSRMSIPEIEAVIRAWRDIYHEQGKMLLHSGGGYVQIFEEDAGLATVLKSLLVAYDNLFTTPFPYSMGIHQSPHPLNPASHLHFHFYPPLLRSASVRKFVVGFEMLAEAQRDLTPEAAAEQLRALPKTHYAEG; encoded by the exons ATGTTTGACGCGGCCAACGACGCCCATCGCCGCT atAACCCGTTGAACGGGACGCACGTCCTCGTGTCCCCGCACCGCATGAACCGGCCTTGGAAC GGGcaagtcgaggaggcgaggggCGTGGATCTGCCTGTTTATGATCCGAGTTGCCATTTGTGTCCTGGTAACAAGAGGGTTGGGGGCGAGGTCAACCCTCCTTACAGTGGGACGATT TCCTTTCCAAACGACTACCCTGCcgtcctccccccctccccactgtccccctccccactatccccctccccactgACCCCCTCTCAAAAGCCCCATGCGCTCTTCGCAGCCCATCCCGTCAGCGGACGCTGCCGCGTCGTCTGCTTCCACCCGCGACACGACCTCACTCTCTCCCGCATGAGCATCcccgagatcgaggccgTAATCCGCGCCTGGCGCGACATTTATCACGAACAGGGCAAGATGTTACTACATTCTGGAGGGGGATACGTGCAGATCTTTGAG GAAGATGCCGGACTGGCAACTGTGCTCAAATCCCTCCTCGTAGCTTACGATAACCTCTTCACAACCCCTTTTCCCTACAGTATGGGTATACATCAATCGCCGCATCCTCTCAACCCCGCCTCTCATCTTCATTTCCACTTCTACCCACCACTGctgaggagcgcgagcgtaCGCAAGTTTGTCGTGGGGTTTGAAATGCTCGCAGAGGCTCAGCGGGATTTGACTCccgaggccgcggccgagcaACTACGCGCTCTCCCGAAAACGCATTATGCCGAGGGATAG